One Malania oleifera isolate guangnan ecotype guangnan chromosome 9, ASM2987363v1, whole genome shotgun sequence DNA segment encodes these proteins:
- the LOC131164885 gene encoding plastid lipid-associated protein 3, chloroplastic, translated as MALFFTSPSSLFLQNPKTLSSSSPCSPTPPIFFSPTPLPSRTSITNVRFSSIRYYSSFSGDPDPFSDKPSTNAGKNPPPDSPAESPDDIDAVDAAPSGIPDEWGEKSEPETSYTKLSEADPAKEDDEWGGDEDVAVVGGNGSTVGAVREDKLGGLKKCLVDTVYGTNFGLQAAAEVRAEVSELVNQLEVANPTPAPTDAAGLLDGNWVLVYTAFSELLPILAAGTTPLLKVEKISQAINTGSLTIENSASLSSPFLTFSFSASAAFEVRTPSRIQVQFKEGTLQPPVIKSNVDLPETVDVFGQKITLTPVQQSLNPLLSSLTSLSRAISGQPPLKIPIPGNRTQSWLLISFLDKDLRISRGDGGLFVLVKEGSRLLDQ; from the exons ATGGCACTGTTCTTCACCTCTCCCTCTTCCCTCTttctccaaaaccctaaaaccctctcATCTTCCTCCCCATGTTCCCCAACCCCTCCTATCTTCTTCTCCCCAACCCCATTACCATCCCGGACGTCAATAACAAACGTTCGATTTTCCTCCATTCGCTACTACTCCTCCTTCTCCGGAGACCCAGACCCTTTCTCCGACAAGCCCTCCACGAACGCCGGCAAAAACCCTCCTCCGGACTCTCCCGCCGAATCCCCCGACGATATTGACGCCGTCGATGCTGCCCCCTCCGGCATCCCCGACGAATGGGGCGAGAAATCGGAGCCGGAGACTTCCTATACGAAGCTATCGGAGGCGGATCCTGCTAAGGAAGATGATGAGTGGGGAGGGGATGAGGATGTTGCTGTCGTGGGTGGGAATGGCAGTACGGTGGGGGCAGTGAGGGAAGACAAGCTTGGGGGGTTGAAGAAGTGTTTGGTGGATACTGTGTATGGGACTAATTTCGGGTTGCAGGCGGCGGCGGAGGTGAGGGCTGAGGTTTCCGAATTGGTTAATCAGTTGGAGGTGGCGAACCCAACTCCGGCGCCGACAGATGCTGCAGGGCTTCTTGACGGGAACTGGGTTTTGGT GTATACAGCATTTTCTGAGCTGTTGCCAATTCTAGCAGCTGGCACTACACCTTTGTTGAAGGTTGAAAAAATATCTCAAGCAATAAACACCGGCAGCCTCACCATAGAGAACTCTGCTTCCCTGTCCAGTCCTTTCCTAACTTTTTCCTTCAGTGCATCAGCTGCTTTTGAAGTTCGAACTCCTTCAAGAATTCAG GTTCAATTTAAAGAAGGGACATTGCAACCTCCAGTGATAAAGTCAAATGTTGATCTGCCAGAAACTGTGGATGTCTTTGGGCAGAAAATAACATTAACCCCTGTGCAGCAATCTCTCAACCCTCTGCTGTCTTCTCTCACAAGTCTATCGCGTGCCATTTCTGGTCAGCCTCCTCTTAAAATTCCCATCCCAGGCAATCGGACTCAGTCTTGGCTTCTTATTTCATTCCTTGACAAGGATCTTCGGATCTCGAGAGGGGATGGCGGCCTTTTCGTGCTTGTTAAAGAAGGAAGTCGACTTCTAGATCAGTAG